The segment TTCTTTTGTGATTTCTCTAGCAATGCTTTGCTTTCTTTGGGTGCCGATTCTACGGTGTGAATTGTTAATGTACTCATAATAGTGTTGTTTGTTTATTAGTTCAACGGTGTAACTAAACATTCGTTTAGAATAAGGATAATAAAAATCATAGACTTTGGAAGATGTTGTCTATATAATGATCAATCTGTCTATCAGAAAATATCCTAGAAGCAGACGACAAACCAAACATAGAGATAATCAGATAGTCTGCTTGTTGCTCTACAATACTGGGATCCTTACTTTCATCTTGACTCAGTGCATCCGCAAATAATTGTCTGACTTCCAAAGTAAATTTGGTCATCTGAACCTGTAGCACAGGGTTAGTATCAGGACCAAATTCATTAGCCGTATTGGATATAAGACATCCTTTGCCACAGCCTTGACCTCTTGAAAAAGTAAGAAAGTCATAAAAATATTGCTTGATTGCAGATACGCCCGCTGATGAGCTTTTCAACTTCTCTAGGATGACATTCAATTTGGATTTGTACAGTTTGATGCTTTCCAAAAAAAGCCCATCCTTGTTGCCAAAGCCCGCATAGATTGAAAACTTGTTGATACCCATTTCCTTTTCTAGCATTGCCATGGATGTCATTTCATACCCATGTCGCCAAAATAAGTTCATGGCTTTATCAATCACCTCTTCTTCTATATATTCCTTTTTCCTTGCCATTGTTGTGAACTAAATACGTTAAAACTAAACGATGGTTTAGATATTGTAAAGAAACAAAATAATTTCATCTCTATAAACTATTAGCAATCCACTTTTTCAATAATTAAACTTACATCAAAACTGTATATCATGAGCTCACGTAAGAATCGAACTCAGGTATTTAGATAGTTTGTGTCTATTGACCTCTTTCCATCAATAGATTATAAATTTACTCTTTGATTCACAAAAAGAACATCTATAATGGATATAACTACATTTATCAGCAAGCTGAAAGAATCCCCTACGTTAGTTACTTTTGAAGACACCATGCTCGTAATCGAGAAGAACTATACCTTTGTACCGACCACATTTCATAATGGTCAACTCACGAATGAGGCAGGACAAAACGCTGGTTCTTGCAAAGTGTTAGCTTTTGCCCAAGAACACAGCTTGACAGTGGATGAAACATTACAATGCTTCGGAGATTATTATAGAAAGGACGTTCTTGGCAACCCAGAGGGTAGAGATCACCAAAACATTCGCAACTTCATGCAACATGGCTGGAATGGCATTCGTTTCGAGAGTGTGGCTTTGGTCAAGTCTTAGCAGACCCTTTTAATCTAGGGCTAACATACATTGCACCACCTGACACCTAGCTTATTAAGCCCAGTAGCGATGTCTGGCACTATTTTTATGCATCCTGCTTCATAAATAAACTTCAATCACTATGAAAAAAATAAATCTACTCAAGTACCTGCCGGCCTTGTCTATCTTATTCTTATTTGCCTGTGAGGGCCCATCTGGCCCTGTAGGCCCGGCGGGTGAAGATGGACAGGATGGATTGGAAGGTTACACCTTTGAATACACAGTTAACTTCGTAGCTCCAGATTACGCTGCCCTGCTGTCCTTACCAGATGACTTTACCATGCTCGATTCTGATGTGATGGTAGTGTATTTGCTATGGGAAATACAGGATGATGGTACAGAAATTTGGAGAGCACTTCCACAAACACTGTATTTCGACGATGGCATCCTCAGTTACAACTATGATTTCACCAAATACGATGCAAGTGTTTTCTTAGATGGTACTGTGGATCTCAATGGCTTGGGGGCAGACTGGACAGATAACTGGATCGCTAGGGTGGTTGTGCTTCCAGCACAGTTTGCCAATGGACGATCGACCTTGGATTATACGGATTACGATCAGGTCAAGGAATATTTCAATCTACCTCCTATTCAATTGACTACAGCAGATTACCTCAATAGACCTGATTTATAGATCTTTATACATTTTGCACATCAAAAAAGCCTGACACTAGATTAGCGTCAGGCTTTTTCATTTCTCAAAGATGTTGTTTATTCAGCTCCTTCCAAAGCTTCTACTCTATCATAGATAGCTTCTGCTTTGTCGTTCATTTTCAACTGTGTGTACATCTGCTGCAATGCTTTCAATCCGTCTACATCATCTGGTTTGATGCTGATGGCTTTTTCCATGTATGGGAGACCTTGCTTCAAGATTACGTCAGCTTTTTTGGTTTTTGCTTCGCCATATTTTTGATAGCTTTTGTAATCCATGTCTCTTACTTCGTCATAGTATTCCTTCGCTAAATTCACGTAGATTACACCTGCGTTGAAGTTGGCAATGTAGTTATCTGGGTCTATTTTCAACGCGTTCAAATAACTCTCTTTTGCTTTGTCAAAACTTGCTCTCGCCTCTTCTTTCTTGTTAGCACTAGCTAGAGACGCTCCTAGGTTGTCATACAATACACCTAGATTCAAATGCAAGTTCACATTGG is part of the Reichenbachiella agarivorans genome and harbors:
- a CDS encoding TetR/AcrR family transcriptional regulator; translated protein: MARKKEYIEEEVIDKAMNLFWRHGYEMTSMAMLEKEMGINKFSIYAGFGNKDGLFLESIKLYKSKLNVILEKLKSSSAGVSAIKQYFYDFLTFSRGQGCGKGCLISNTANEFGPDTNPVLQVQMTKFTLEVRQLFADALSQDESKDPSIVEQQADYLIISMFGLSSASRIFSDRQIDHYIDNIFQSL
- a CDS encoding HopJ type III effector protein, with protein sequence MDITTFISKLKESPTLVTFEDTMLVIEKNYTFVPTTFHNGQLTNEAGQNAGSCKVLAFAQEHSLTVDETLQCFGDYYRKDVLGNPEGRDHQNIRNFMQHGWNGIRFESVALVKS